A section of the Callospermophilus lateralis isolate mCalLat2 chromosome 16, mCalLat2.hap1, whole genome shotgun sequence genome encodes:
- the Zftraf1 gene encoding zinc finger TRAF-type-containing protein 1 gives MSGAEEAGGGGPAAGPAGSVPAGVGAGPGAAAGPAAAALGEAAGPGIPDEAGLAGARQLQEAAGDPDAPPKKRLRAAEAAEAAAAAAAAGSGKLEERLYSVLCCTVCLDLPKASVYQCTNGHLMCAGCFIHLLADARLKEEQATCPNCRCEISKSLCCRNLAVEKAVSELPSECGFCLRQFPRSILERHQKEECQDRVTQCKYKRIGCPWHGPFHELTVHEAACAHPTKTGNELMEILDEMDQSHRKEMQLYNSIFSLLSFEKIGYTEVQFRPYRTDDFITRLYYETPRFTVLNQTWVLKARVNDSERNPNLSCKRTLSFQLLLKSKVTAPLECSFLLLKGPYDDVRISPVIYHFVFTNESNETDYVPLPIIDSVECNKLLAAKNINLRLFLFQIQK, from the exons ATGTCCGGCGCCGAGGAGGCCGGCGGGGGCGGCCCGGCCGCAGGGCCCGCGGGCTCCGTGCCGGCCGGAGTCGGGGCCGGGCCCGGGGCGGCCGCGGGACCGGCGGCGGCGGCGCTGGGCGAGGCGGCGGGGCCCGGGATCCCGGACGAGGCGGGCCTGGCCGGCGCCCGGCAGCTGCAGGAGGCAGCCGGCGACCCCGACGCACCGCCCAAGAAGCGGCTGCGGGCGGCCGAGGCGgccgaggcggcggcggcggcggcggcggcgggcagCGGGAAGCTGGAGGAACGGCTCTACTCGGTGCTGTGCTGCACCGTGTGCCTGGACCTgcccaaggcctccgtgtaccaG TGTACTAATGGTCACTTGATGTGCGCTGGCTGTTTTATCCACCTACTAGCAGATGCCCGGCTGAAGGAGGAGCAGGCCACATGCCCCAACTGTCGTTGTGAGATCAGTAAGAGCCTCTGCTGCCGGAACCTGGCTGTGGAGAAAGCCGTGAGCGAGCTGCCCTCAGAATGTGGCTTTTGCCTGCGCCAGTTTCCTCGTTCCATCCTGGAGAGGCACCAGAAAGAGGAATGCCAGGACAG GGTAACCCAGTGCAAATATAAGCGCATCGGCTGCCCATGGCATGGCCCTTTTCATGAGCTGACAGTGCATGAAGCTGCATGTGCCCACCCCACCAAGACGGGCAATGAGTTGATGGAGATCCTAGATGAGATGGACCAGAGCCACCGCAAGGAAATGCAACTCTACAATAGCATCTTCAGCCTGCTCAGCTTTGAGAAGATTGGCTACACAG AAGTCCAGTTCCGACCATACCGCACGGATGACTTCATCACACGCCTGTACTATGAAACACCGCGGTTCACAGTGCTAAACCAGACATGGGTCCTGAAGGCTCGTGTGAATGACTCAGAGCGCAACCCCAACCTGTCTTGCAAGCGCACACTTTCCTTCCAGCTCCTCCTCAAGAGCAAGGTCACAGCACCCCTGGAGTGCTCCTTCCTGCTGCTCAAGGGCCCATATGATGATGTGCGGATCAGTCCTGTCATCTACCACTTTGTCTTCACCAACGAGAGCAATGAGACGGACTATGTGCCTCTGCCCATCATCGACTCTGTGGAGTGCAACAAGCTGCTGGCTGCCAAGAACATCAACCTGCGGCTCTTCCTCTTCCAGATACAGAAGTAG
- the Tmem276 gene encoding transmembrane protein 276 gives MAPKPGSEWSTVLSHLVLGMVSLHGAVSSAQSSRGAAAGFLLQALAAASMLVPGLGTHEDCLAGAWVTTVIGLPLLAFDFHWVNGDRSSANLLLGGGMVLAVAGDHLGPEGCSVAGQAVLLVVAVTILIVAIFTANTYGMWGGAMLGVAGLLSRLEEERLLLLRKEDVCRWALAAGSWAYCRALHTQRLQWE, from the exons ATGGCCCCCAAGCCCGGGAGTGAGTGGAGCACAGTCCTGTCCCACCTGGTGCTGGGAATGGTGTCTCTTCATGGAGCGGTGAGTTCTGCGCAG TCAAGTCGAGGGGCTGCTGCTGGTTTCCTGCTCCAGGCTTTGGCTGCTGCCTCCATGCTGGTCCCAGGGCTGGGGACACATGAAGATTGTCTCGCTGGAGCCTGGGTGACCACAGTCATCGGCCTGCCCCTTCTGGCTTTCGACTTCCACTGGGTGAACGGGGACCGCTCCTCTGCTAACCTACTCCTGGGCGGAGGCATGGTGCTGGCAGTGGCTGGTGATCACCTTGGCCCTGAAGGCTGCTCTGTGGCTGGTCAGGCAGTACTGCTGGTGGTCGCAGTGACCATCCTCATTGTGGCTATTTTCACAGCCAACACTTATGGGATGTGGGGGGGTGCTATGCTAGGTGTAGCAGGCCTCCTGAGCCGACTGGAGGAGGagaggctgctgctgctgcggaaggAGGATGTCTGTCGCTGGGCCCTGGCTGCAGGCAGTTGGGCCTACTGCCGGGCCCTGCACACACAGCGCCTGCAGTGGGAATGA